TGGGACTGGGGGAAACCCTGAGTTGCCCTGATTCCAATTTTGCACTTGTCTGTTGGTGTTGTGGCCTTGAGCGACGACGCCGGGTGGGGCATATGGACTGGCTGCGTGAGGATTACCTTGCCACCCAGAGTATGTAGCCGATACACCAGGTGGTTGTGGTATTGCTTGGATTACACCTGCTGGAATTGTGTAATCCCTGCTCTTGTCACTCTGTGCCTGAAAGACAAATGGAATGTACGAATCATACGGCGGACAACTCAAATTAAGGCATTGTGTTTACATAAACTGAGGGTTTTATGAGAGGGTACATGTATCATCTAGATTGTTTTTACGACCAAAGTACACTAAACAAAATGCACCTATTATACCTTTACATTCAGATCAGTATGACGAGAGTATGACAGGTGAAGCTTACAGTAGCCACCATCGTAGATGCAATGCCCTTCCAATGCTTCCTTCGCAACTGCAGCTGTAGTTACATCTAAAGTGTAGTGGAAGATTTAATCAGATTACATGAATTATTTCTTTACAAAAGCACATGGAAAAATAAACAGAATATGTTGCATGTTTAATCGACAGAGGTAAATGGTAATATAAGCAGATTTAGTAAGGAGCGCGGAGTCACAGCAGATGCAGTGACTCCTAAAGATGAAAAATCATCTTATTTCTGGTTATAGCTCAGGAAAAGTACATTGTTTTTTGGGCAGAACTTTTTTGGGCAGAACTTCATCTGATAACtagaaaatattattttcacaGAGATATAAGGACTGCACCTCCACAGATTTGGCAGTTGGTAAATAATTACTGCAGAAGTAGACTAAGAAGTTCAAGCTTTCAAGGGGGTGTATGCTAGATCAAATCACTAGTTCAAAGAATAAACTGGTGGGATTGATAGGTAATTCAAAACATGTGATGATCTATTTCTAGGCTCGTACCAGGGTACTGAATCAATGCTTGTGTTGCCCCGTTCTTCTCAAAAATAGCAATTTTCTGGACCGTACCAAATGATGAGAACACCTGGAATTTGATTAATCATAATTAGAACAGATCAAGAAGACAACAAATCATGGAGCATGTTCTAGAAGTGATTTCCTAATTGGACTTACAGTATGAAGAACATCCACTGTAACAACATATTGCATATTCTCAATCGATGCAAGAAGAACATTGCCTTCAGCCTCCACTTTCCTTCCGTCAGCACCAATAGCAGGCTGCCAAGGCAGAAACAGCAAGTCCATATAAAACGGCAAAACAGACAACTAAAAGGTTGGAATCCTTGTGGTCTTCTGAGAAAGTAAATACCTGTAATGTACTACCATCCATGGCAGAATAATTAATTGGAAGATAAGGATTGTTGTAATCTCTGagaaataataatgaaaatgaGCTTTAAATAATTGCAGACTGAAACAAAAGCATGTTTCCAACAAGATACCATATTAAGTAATTTGGCATATACTTGCGCGAACAAAAAAAGGGAACTAAATATGAAAAGGTAAATCACATGATAAGTGCAGATTTGTGGCTATTTTCTCGCACCATAGGTCCAAGCATCCAAGCAAAGTTTCAGAAAAATAATCCCAGAGTTTAAAAGGGAAACTCCAAGCGGTAATATGATGTATAACGACCTATATTGATCCCATAGAACGAGAAGCTCCATTCACCAGCTATAGTAGGAAACATAGATAGTCAAGCAAAAATTTCAGCTATCAATACAATGCAAAGCATTGATTGTCAACTACTTTTGCCACAACCAAATAAAGCTCTTTAAGGATTATGAAATTATGTGCTAGGGTTCATAAATAAtttaatctttaaaaaaactgatACTTGCACCCTTCAGATGTTTATTTGCTTAAGGTCTTGATAAGAGGATGGTCAAGCAATTGCGGAGAAGAATGGGTGTGCACCACAAGGTGAAGGGATAAGGATTTCTTTTGATACTGGCCGAGCAAATTGTAGGAACATACTAGGGGGTCAATTTGTAGTTCCAATACTTGTTTCATAATTTGAAGATTACCTGAGTTTGTCTTAGGTACATGAACATTAAACAGCCCAGATTTTCCTATTTCCTGTTATTTCTTTTGCTGTTGTACTTTCATAATTTGCTTTCCTCAACAAAGCAGGGCATGATACTTCTACTTCAAAAATACTCAACAGTGGTGTATTGATTCTACAAAATTTCTAAATGTGCAAATGTAGGCAATTTTTAGGACTTAGCAAAGCAGGGCATGATGCCGTCAGCCTAACAAAACATATTAGCATATCGATTATATGAAATTTCTAAACATGTGAACATAGGCATCTCATACACACATGCAATCTGATCAACATAATATCGTGTGTTGCCAACAAGTGATCTTGTGGCATTTACATTAGGAAACTGCTCGCTTAGGAACAACATAAACCAGTGAATGATAAAATAATTTGGGAGGACATGTGATATAGGGATGACTTGTTTATCAGAAATAATGATGACTAACTAACTCAGTTAAAACAAAATGCATAAGTGTTACCTGCTGCggtttgactgaaatttgatgttCAAATCTTTATGTGCAGAGAAAGAAATTCGCAAGCAACATGATGTAACATGCTCCGGAAGCAAGtaactacatcaagaaaaagcAATTCCGTTTATAAGAAGCATAACAAGGTACAACCATATCCAACAATGGATAACAGTACAAGGAAAGACCACAGAAGATAGAACACCTTGGGATGCTCCTTCCGTCTAAGGCTTCTCTTGCAGCTGAAGcagtgacttcatcagtgtacTGGATCAATGCCTGCAAGAGAGAATAAGATGAGGCCTTTGCCTTCCATTTCAAAACAACTAAGTATCTGAAACATGAACTTGAACTGACTTGAAAACCTGCAGCCTTTTCAAAAGTGGCTATTTTGTGAACATATCCAAAAGTGGAGAAAACCTGAAAGTTGatacaaaaaaaaacttatacaTGGGAGGAAAAGGACAAAATTAGTCTAGGAAATGCAAATCAATCTTGCGGCATATGTAAAAAAATTGCAGTACAAGTATGCAACAATTGCAGTACAAGTATGCAACAATTGCACATAATATTTTCCATAATGGAATGGTGCATGAAGCCATGAACCTTATTTCCAAACAAAGAAATAAACTCTTGAAGCTTATCCCTCACCCCAAGAAAAATGGGGgaagagcgagagagagagagagagagagagagatgaatgaATGAAATTAAATGCAAGTGTAAAAAAACTGGCTGAAATGCATAATACCACCAAACATGATCCAAAAAGAAGCACCACGGAGATACTTATTGTCTAAAGGTTTGGAATTTAACCTTTCATCAGTAACTTGGATAAACATGGGAGGTGCCCTACACCGGAGATAAGCGCGATGATGGATGATAATTAGGAAATTGCATCCTCAAGATGAGATTTCATGAAAACTTCGAATGCACTAGTTTAGAAGACAGAGGCAGCAAAACAAACATGGTATCTCTCCAATTGCAGGTGCTGAAACGACAATTTCTCCGTGTTAACATGGGCCTGCTGATTCATGCAGAATACGTTACTACGAGATGAACAACCATGTAAAATCTTTGATTTACAAGGATCAGGTCAGGTAGACTCCCTTGGATCCCTTCAGTCAATGCCAACCAAGACAGCAACAGGCACACTTAAATTTGTCATTACCATACTAAAACAATCATATAAATAGTTTACAAGACAGGGGAGAAATGAATTTTAGGACTCACCATATGGATCACATCTATGGTGACATCACTAGCTTGGACACCCTCTATGGTAACAAGCAACACATTCCCAGCAGTCTCTCCGGGGCTCCTGTTGTTAACTATTTCTTGCCTATTTGAATACTGAATGTAAACACTTTTGCCTCGGATTTGTGCTGGTTCCGAAGATGAAGCGAAGTAAGAAACCATTGAGATTGCTTGATTAATGTCGGTCTGCAAAGAAGAATAACTTTATATAAGTAACCCTGGCATGAACATTTAGCACAAAAGCAATAGAACAAAAATTACATTAGATTTACACAGTGATTCGATTTGTAGTAACAGAGAGTTTCCCAATTTTGCCTGACGCCCTGAACTACAGCCCCCCAATAAAAACACTTTTTCTACCAGCCATCAAAATTACTAAAACCTGCAGAGCATCATACCATTAAACAAAATAAAGTGTGACACTTGTACACATCGATTCCCAAGAGAATGGtacaaaaatattattctaATACTACGCAATTGACTTCCATTACCTCCAATCAGAGCAGCCAAATCACCAACCACAAAATCCATCGGATAGTTTCAAGAAAACAAGAGTCAGCCATGCACAAAGTCCACATTCAAACAACCTTTCTGCTCATTCAAATCCTGTAGCAACTCTCTAAACGGTCCCACAGGCCAGAGCTAACCAGacaccatttttttttcatggagAAAAACCAGACACCATTATTGCACACCTTCAAACATTATGCCTAAAATCCCCTCATTATGCCTGATCTATGCAACCCGACAAACCATTACTGTACAGCTTCAAACAATGATCAATCCCCAGACCAAGTTTAATCCAAGGATACTTGATGTGTAGGCAAAACAGACCAAGCGGCTGCAGTTTATCATCTACAATCTACAGTATAGCTGAACAGGCACAAGGCTTTACGACCCGCTGCAATATCAATCCAAATCGGCAGAACTGACAAAATCCGCGGGGCTAGCTAGATCCGGTGATTCACCTACGACTAATCAGCTGCTAGTACCAATTTCATGTAGATGCGAATCCGTACAGGTCATCCAACGGCACACCAACTCCGAATTCCCGACCGGATCGCGGAGGAGATCGACGGGGGAGGGtcgggagggaggaggaggtgaggggGTTGAGGAGGGGCTTACGAACTCGACGAAGGCCTGGTTGCGGTTGGCGCCGACGCCGCACTTAGTGCTGACGATGCAGCCGAAGGGCTTGCAGAGCtcgacgagctcctcctccgcgcACTCCCACGGCAGGTTCCGCAGGTGCAGCACCTTCGACGGTGCCTGCGCATACCGGAACTGCTGCCCTCCGCCACCGCCCGACGACGACATCTCGCCGGATTGGACAGGTAGCCTGGTTCGCGGAAAGGCAAGGGTGAGGTCGTAGAGACGAAGCTAGGGTTTGGCAAGGGGAGGAAGGCTACGTCGGAGCTAGTGGTTCCGTGTGGGTGCCGGATACTTGCTGGATGATTGTCATTCATCTCCAATTTAGATCACGATGCGTGGGGAATAAAATTGTATGTTGCCATCGGATGACTGCCATTTATCTTCAACTTAGTTATCAAAatgttcaaataaaaaaatcttacaTATTACTTaacatatataattaatatcGAGTGGATTCGTCTATCATTTTAAGATTCCGAGTGAGGACATATTTCATTTATCTATACAATGCTATAAGAGGCATCCACAATAATactacatataatttttttatatataaagaaataaaaatattttttgtgccAATTCTAGAGGATTAGATATAATTTTTAGATTGTAAAATGTACATGCATTGGTATTATGGCCGGCTCTTCACACGAAGCCATCTATGAGATAATTTTGTAAGGTAAACACAGTATCGTGTAGGTACTTGCTAGAAAAGTAATTATTTGACGAACTTACATGTCATCTATTCTAATCTCAACAACGTATTCTATgtaatacatatatatttttcttctcatattcATCCCGCCAAAAAACTCCTAGATCCCCCTCTACATAGTAATATGGGCATCATCAGCATTCCTCGTATCCTCTTGTTTTTACCAAGACTTCAAAAATGGGAATGAAATTTTTGACTCTTTTAAGTTGAGTGTCGGAGAAGATTTTGAATTAAAGCATTTTGATCTCAAAGTGGATGCTAAGGGTTCTGACATTGGAAGCATTTCAGTTTATTTGTTCAAACAGTGTAATTGTTGCCTGTACAAGCCTGATGTTATAGCATATGTGCCTCTTGCAACCATTGGCCTAGTCCTAAGTAAAGGTGTGCGATGAACATTATTTAACTTCGTGACTCAACATGTTGTGTTTTTTACTCTAAAGTATATTTCGATGTGGATTTCCACCTTTGTTACAATCTTTGTTTGCGCTCCTTTCCACAAGCTCTCTCTAAGGGACAGAGCTAGAGCAAAGTGGTATAAGTGCATCACTTCACTATACATTTAACTCGATATATATAAATAAGTTATTTTAGGAAGCATAATTTTGGGTTTAGAGAGGTGCACATATTATAGTCAAAATGTTCTAGCTTCTACTACAATTTTGCTTTACGGTTACCTATGCATCCCCAACTATATTTGACTTACCCCTGCTCTCTGTGACGTGCATCTTTCATTGATTtgaggtgtgtttggttcatcAGATGAGATTTCATAGAGCTATATTGTATATGCATGCTGAAATAAAGCAAACTAAGTAtagtcatatttgttaaaaagaacAATATTTAGTTAGTTGTATTTGTCTAGACAAACTGAAGTGAGTTTCTAACCTGTTAACTTGTTTGGAAGGtagaaattttaaaatatacatGTATTGGTATTGGCTCGTTTCAGTCCCTTCACACGAAACCATCTATGAGATAGTTTTGCAAGGTAAACATAGCATCGTGCAGGTACTTGCTAGAAAAGCAATCATTCCACCAATGTACATGTCATCTATTCCAATTTCAACAACGTGTGCTATGTAATACagatatatttttcttctcatattcATCTTGCTAAAAAACTCCTAGATCTCTCTCTATAGAGTAAGATGGGCATCATCAGCATTCCTCAAATCCTCTTGTTTTTACCAAGACTTCAAATGGGAATGAAAATTGACTCTTTTAAATTGAGTGTCAGAGAAGATTTTGAATTAAAGCATTTTGACCTCAAAGTGGATGCTAAGGGTTCTGACATTGGAAGCATTTGAGTCTATTTGTTCAAACAGTGTAATTGTTGCCTATACAAGCCTAATATTGTAGCATATGTGCCTCTTGCAACCGTTGGCTTAGTCCTAAATAAAGGTGTGCGATAAACGTTATTTAACTTCGCAACTCAATATGTTGTGTTTTGGGTACTCTAAAGTATATTTCGGTGTGGACTTTCACTTTTGTTACAATCTCTGTTTGTGCTCTATAACATCCTGAGTTCGAGCAATGAGTAGGCAAGGGTTCTATAtgagcaggacttgacttttcttcaccgaactgagttgggcatcataccaggaggttGAAAGCAACGAGCAGCTAGGGGTCCATCTGTCACGTTGTTTGGAGATTTCAGGGActggcttaggcttaaaaagggatgctgcccttcggaacatgcagctctgggacttggcATGTCTCGTGAAAAAAACCAGCAGGAAAGGTGTTGgaagagtctcggtatgattcgctcctctgcttgcaaaggttggaggctgagcatatcgtatgtgtaaagctgtacaacctctgcagagtgtaaatctattcgaatagctatgTCCACGATCATGAACATGCGAAGGCATAACCTTTTTTACTAGTGCATgcatcttgatgagtgagtgtgtgtacTAATGAGTAGGTCtttgtgcgaaccgtacatgtcACCTTTTTTCTCTCGTCGTATCATCGTGGTTACAGTCTGATGTAATATTTTCCaccatatgtttaattttatgtttgtcgccgttcGTAACCTCATACTCgtgtaatatgctgcgagtgattcacatatacaatttgttcacaaatattgattttttatcctccGAATAATACATAATCTACTCTAAATTCTCGCTTCCTCATTATACCGTTTTCAGTACTCTTCaaccattttaattccaaattttgcaaaatccctatttcaaaatttgagcaaatacattaaattttgcaacttttaCAAAATAACATTAAATAACCGCCCTTTAGAAAGGCGGTAAGGCTGCTAACCGCCCTTCCACTGGGCGGCAggccctacccgccccctcagagagCGGTTAACAGCCTTGCTGCCCTCTGAGGGGTGGTTAGACCACCTGCCCTCTCAGAGGACGGTAAGGAGGCCTAATCGTTCtttcagagggctgcagcccttttAGGCGGTTGCAGGCGcttatttgtgcaattattTCGGcaagaaatatatttatttaaaaatttaataaaaaatataaaaataaaaaactcgctTTTTCTTTGCATCGCGCAGCAACCGGTCTCTAGTCTGGGCCTGGGCTTTCAGATCTCTCGGCCCGGCTCGTGCTGCACGTATCCACCCCGAAATCCACGAGCTCTGATATATGTCCGTGGTCACATCGCGTAGTAACTGTTCTGGCTCCCTCGGCTTCCTTCCCTCCCCGATCCCTCGCCGCCGCTGGTCTTCCTCGCGACGCCAACCCAGGTCCCTCGCGCCTAGGGTTCGCCGAGCCCGTGGCGCCAAGGTCAGTGCCCCTCCCCAAGCCATCCTCGTCTCCGCACGGCCCGGTGGATCCGTGCGCCAACTCTCTAATTTGGCATCTGCATCGCGTAGATCCGTGCGCTAGGGCCCCAGTTTCGTGCCAAGCATGTGTCTTGCCCGGGTCTTCTGGATTGGGGCTTTGCTGTTTCGCGCGAATTGTTGGGTTTTGTTAGATATGGCTGGGGGAGGTGAAGGGGGCCAATTATTTGGGGATTTCTTGCCTGAGGGATGTGGCCCTGTGACGGGAGTTGTTTAGTTTGTTGGGATAGGACATCTGTCTGCGTTTGACTATTGACAGATGCATGTGTGAGCCCCTGTTGGATGCGTCTGATTGTGGTAGTTTTGTGTAggtcttggatttttttttaaaggtgcTATTTTCTCTTAGAAACGGCGGTTCTGCAGTTCGAAAATATGCAAAATTTAACCGAGTGATAATGGAATACCTGAACTTTCTAATTCAAATGTTAGCCACGATACTATAGCTCTGTTATGCATTTTTACCGAGAATGTGTAAGTTAGGAAAGTTAACATCTTTTTTCTGTTGGATGGTATTGGAGTTTTGCAGTCCAGAGATTTCATGAGGGGTTTGATGtgcaaaacatttttttttttaaaacataaaaGATTGCCCTATCGAAAAAGGTTGTTCTAATGGTACCAGATGGCATGCTCTGCTATTAACGGCTTTGCAGATTGGTATTTAAGTTTTGCGTTTATTTGATGCAATATTCTGTGTTGTTTGATTGTTTTGCCTCCAGATAATGACGGGCCACCGAAACAGTTATGGAAAGCGACACTCTGATTATGCAGAAAATGGAGGCGGTAAGAGAAGAAATCCTGCTGACGATACCTATGCTCCTGGTCCAGATGATACTGCGTATCGCTACCTCTGCGCCTCTAGAAAAATTGGGAGTATAATTGGCAGGGGTGGAGAGATTGCAAAGCAGTTGAGGGCCGAGACTCAAGCTAAGATTAGGATTGGTGAGAGTGTTCCTGGCTGTGATGAGCGGGTTATCACAATATTTAGCTCAAGTAGGGAAACTAATACCATTGACGATGCTGAAGATAAGGTTTGCCCTGCTCAGGATGCTCTCTTTAGAGTTCATGAGAGGCTTGCCACTGACGAGGGTCCTGGGAACGAAGACAATGAAGAAATGTTACCTCAAGTTACTGTTCGCTTGCTTGTGCCATCAGATCAAATTGGATGCATTATCGGAAAAGGTGGGAATATCATCCAAGGAATCCGTGGTGACACTGGTGCACAAATACGTGTGCTTAGTAATGATCATATCCCTGCATGCGCCATTAGTGGCGACGAACTGCTTCAGGTTATGACTCACATCAATTCCTACATTACCTGTACAGGCTGTAATTCTGTAGGCATGTCTGTCTATCGTGACTTTTTGTATAATGCTGGTGGTATCTGTAGCTTTATTATATGTGGACAGCATTTAACTTTTACTCAAACTTGAAAGATATACTAGTTTTATGCTTTACCATCTGTACATGTGGTCAGTAATTTAATAATAATGCTTCCGATCTTGTTTTGACACTAGATATCTGGGGATGCGGTAGTTGTCAGAAAGGCTCTTCGTCAAGTGTCATCTCGCCTCCATGATAACCCATCTAGGTCACAGCATCTTCTTGCATCCAGCTTGACCCAACCTTATCCAGGGAGCTCCCACCTTGGTAGTTCCTCTACTGCACCGGTTGTAGGGATTGCTCCTGTAGTTCCTCCTTATGGTGGATACAAAGGTGATGTGGCAGGAGATTGGCCTTCTATATACCAATCACGCAGGGATGAGAGCTCTGCAAAGGAATTTAGTTTGCGTTTACTTTGTGCTGCTGCAAATGTGGGAGGTGTAATTGGGAAGGGCGGTGGAATTATCAAACAGATTAGGCAGGAATCTGGAGCTTTTATTAAAGTGGATAGCTCCAATTCAGGTGCTGAAGATGACTGCATAATTACAGTTTCTGCCAAAGAGGTGATTTCTTCCTCCTTTGATATGCTTTCAGTAAGCCTCGTTGCTTGTTTTTTTGTTGTGTTTCCTGACCAACCGCTTCTTTCTTCCATGCAGTTCTTTGAAGATCCTGTTTCTCCAACAATTGATGCTGCAGTTCGTTTGCAGCCTAGATGCAGTGAGAAAAGTGATGCAGAATCAGGGGAGCAATCGTACACATCACGCTTGTTGGTGTCAACATCACGTATTGGGTGCCTGATTGGCAAAGGTGGTTCAATCATTACTGAGATACGAAGATCATCAAGATCAAACATACGCATCCTTTCTAAGGAAAATGTTCCAAAAGTGGCAGCAGAAGATGAGGAGATGGTTCAGGTAACAATTCGGACTTTCTGATATTCTTCATTTTTATGAGTCTCTTGTGCTACGGAAAGTTTTCATCGTAGTGATTTGCCTGTGCCCCAGATCAGTGGAGACCTTGATGTTGCAAGGCATGCCCTTGTGCAAATAGCTACAAGGCTGAAAGCCAATTTCTTTGAAAGAGAGGGCGCTTTATCAGCATTTCCACCTGTGATCCCTTACCATCCTTTGCCTGCTGGTGTTTCGGATGAACCAAAGTATCTAAGCAGGGACACTAAGCCTGCTGGACATGGTTATTTGTATTCAAGTGGATATCGTGCATTGGATGATATGATTCCTGCCAACAGTTATGCTAACTATAGCAGCTCCCAGGTATATCATATGTCACACTGTCTTCTTTGCTAATCCTGTTGACAGCTTACTCTCAAGATTTTCATTCATAACATCAACTGAAACTTTCTCTAGGCCCCTGGAGGAGGATATGGGGCTTACAGTGGGTACAGTAGTCGCTCTGGCGCCAGTGGGTAAGGATGgctatatattttcttttgacTCACCAGTTTAGAAATTCACCTGATACATAAATAATTACATCTGTTAATGTCTCAGTACCTTAGTATCTAAGGCCTATTAATTAACATTTCATTGATCTTTTATTGCACATTGTGCTCACACTGAATACTTTCTAATTGACAAAAACTTTCATCAGGTTATCTGGTCATAGTTCTCTTTCATATGGAAAGCGTCATGGTTATTAGGATCTAGATCGTCGAATGAAACAGGTATGGTTCCTCAACCTTGTCTTGACATGTCAGAGTGATTATGTGATCGCGCCTTGCTCGCCTTAATCTTTTTTCTGCCTTTTGAACAAATTTAACCCAGCTCAGCTATCTTCTGATGGACCTGTTCTTTTCACCTTTGCCCCCCTGCCCCCTCCCGTACTATAAACAGCCAAGACAATGAAGTTTGGAGCCTGCTTATTGGAGCCCCTTCCCAAACCAGATGACCAAGAGTATGGCCGAACCTGGAAGCTTTGCTTAAGAGGACCTGTctggatgccatagaccatCTAATTTCCCTCACACACTACatttacatatatttttctcCGGGCCTATGTTTGAAGCCCTGCCATAAATGTTCCGAGCCTATGTATTGAAAGGTCACATTTGAGACTGAGTGTATTTGGTCGTTTGAAACCTGCTTCAGTTTAGTGGTTTGTGTTGAAATACTTGTCCTATCTGCCATCCAAAAGCCAGGAAAAGGTTACTTGAAAAAACTAGGGAGATGGTACCTTCCTTTCCTTGGAAGATTTGGGTTACTTCTCACTTTCTCAGCGATATGTGATTGCCATTTCAAAGTAACACCAGAACCAAATGCCATTCTAGGCTTTCTAGCATCAGAGATCACATATACCAAACTTGTTCCTGTCTGCAAACATTTCATGAGAATTACAGCACTGCAACTTACAATTTGTATGATCCTCAATGAGCTTGAAATATTCTACAGCATGAATTCTAGTTTGTTTAAACTAGTTTGTATGACCTTTTTAATTGGTTGTAGATGCACTTAGGTGTGAGTAACTAATATCCTAGTTGTAGTTAGCTGGAAGCTTTTGCTTGTGTTGATTTAGATCACACTGGCCTTAAAACGCGCTAGTGCTCGTACCAGACCCTTTGACCTGATGCACATGTGTCGTTCTGATCCTTAAATGGAGTATTGGTGATTTCTAAAGTCATGATTATGCACTGCCATGTCGGATAAACTGTATGCCAAAGTTTGCTGAAGTGCATGGATGAGGTTGCAGTCCCAAGTTTTGCAGGTTCACCATTTATTTTAGGGATCCCTTTGTTTTACGCAGAAGTTCTTAAGTTTACAGGACCTATACTCTTATCAAAGCTTGAGCTCCTGTGTTTGGAGTCTTTTTGTTATCTTGTTAACCAGGTAGGTGCAGGAACATACAAAATAAGCAGCTATTGCAGATTTTGTTCTTGGCTGGAAGGAACTACTCCTGGAGTTGCACATCATGCCTACCGTTCTGTGATCAGTAAAATAGTTCACTTTCAATCTTGGAAATGGCCGGTAGCGCCGAAGCGGGACACCTGTTGTAATTGTTTGTCTTTAATGTTTTTCCTAGCCCGTATCTGTATGTAATTTCTACCAGTATTAGAATATGATCAGCAATGTTATTTTTAGAATGTGTTTTGACATATCTAGTTTCATTCAATTTGATCACCTGGGCTATGGTGAGTGCTTGTCAGTTTATTTACTGCATTTACCGTGCTACCAGTTTGTATCAAGATTCACAATATATGCAACGTTTACATTTAAAATTAGTAGTACACGACATTAATTATACGGTTGCTGTCCCACGATTGGATACTGCATGCGATCTGACGGTTGACAGCAAGGGACACAACGATAGGGCACTTCGCCTGAACTGTCTCGTCCGTATCATCTACCCCACCGGCAGCCGCGTCCTGCAACGCCGACCGCATCCGCGTCGACAACCAGCCATTGCATCAGCACTGCTTCTCAAATTTGAAGTTTGAAGATTTCATGGCATACATCAGCTGGACTTCCAGCCGGTAAACATTTGAGTTGGGGTAAGAAACTTTCGAAAACATCTTTGAGAACTTCCAACCAACAAGAATAGGCTCTCAAAATCATTCAGAACTTTCAAGCTGGTTATGAACTAAACGGGATCTTAAAAACTTCCGGACGGGTTTGTAAGTTTTCAATCAAACCTTGCCATGTAGTTTGAAGGGCGACTCCAATAAAATGTGGGATCCACATGTTTGAAGTATTAAGCATAGTTTTAGAAGTCATATCTCTCTAGATGAGTCGTTAGGAAAAGAACTATATATTTGGTTTATGCTGCACAAAAAATCATGTGTGAAATCAGGACATCAATTTTGGCAGGGAACCAAACAG
The nucleotide sequence above comes from Phragmites australis chromosome 4, lpPhrAust1.1, whole genome shotgun sequence. Encoded proteins:
- the LOC133916027 gene encoding polypyrimidine tract-binding protein homolog 1-like isoform X5, with the translated sequence MSSSGGGGGQQFRYAQAPSKVLHLRNLPWECAEEELVELCKPFGCIVSTKCGVGANRNQAFVEFTDINQAISMVSYFASSSEPAQIRGKSVYIQYSNRQEIVNNRSPGETAGNVLLVTIEGVQASDVTIDVIHMQAHVNTEKLSFQHLQLERYHVFSTFGYVHKIATFEKAAGFQALIQYTDEVTASAAREALDGRSIPSYLLPEHVTSCCLRISFSAHKDLNIKFQSNRSRDYNNPYLPINYSAMDGSTLQPAIGADGRKVEAEGNVLLASIENMQYVVTVDVLHTVFSSFGTVQKIAIFEKNGATQALIQYPDVTTAAVAKEALEGHCIYDGGYCTE